Within the Papaver somniferum cultivar HN1 unplaced genomic scaffold, ASM357369v1 unplaced-scaffold_132, whole genome shotgun sequence genome, the region acagttttctcagtttgtaagactgataacattgtcttgtattctgaatatagtagttctatatttctctaaatcaattcgaaacattcctgaataacatcaatgacacatatcactgttccagactattttcgaatgatgaacttgaatcatgatttggttccaaaCAATACgttgttctccaccgaaatttgatcaagtatgaacgaatgttcattaagcttagttattattgaaaaagagagggtctaacaaccacacccaacaattcgtttggcaatctgaataaacaaagtccaatatactttcaagagaatcaactagacagtgagactcaatctagagaaaagtatatcaaagagttttgtatctctcttcctcaattcaatctgcgatcagcaaataggaatttgcgagcgcgattgaatataagaaaattaacttgaacagttccaaagaccaatgttcaaggatcaatcgatttcaatcaacaaccataggttggatttcccaattgatcgattcaatgcacaacctgtgatatttcaattatatagcaaaatataatgcagaaaacaaataacacagacaccagaagttttgttaacgaggaaaccgcaaatgcagaaaaaccctgggatctagtccagaattgaacaccacattgtattaagccgctaaagacactagcctactaccaatgaacttcagactggactgtagttgaaccctaatcaatctcacactaattcaaggtacagttgcgctccttacatctctgatccagccggatactatgcacttgattcccttagctgatctcacccacaaccaagagttgctacgacccaaagtcgaagacttgataaacaaatctgtttcacacggAAAAATCTATAGgaatagaaaaatctgtctccgacagaaatacctacgggttttgttccgtcttttggtaaatcaaggtgaacaagaaccaattgatataccagacttatattcccgaagaacagcctagaaatatcaatcacctcacaataatcttaatcgtatgtagcgaaacaagatattgtggaatcaaaaacgatgagacaaagatgtttgtgattactttttatcttgcctatcggagattaaatctcgatccaatctttaagaagatattactcaaacacgatagaaacaacaagatcagatcacgcaactacagagaaaatagttggttctggcttcacaatcccaatgaagtcttcaagtcgttaacctacatgctttcgtgaaaaacctaaggttaaaggagaatggactctagcgtatgcaactagtatcacacatgaggtgtggggattaggtttcccagttgctagagttcttctttatatagttttcaaattagggtttgcaatctaagttaccttagtaacaaagcattcaatattcaccgttagatgaaaacctgattagattcaagctaatatctttcaatcgttagatcgaacttagcttgttatacacaaatgaaatgcaccctcatttaggtttatgtaattgtacctaaacgtgtacaccgtgttggctcaaccgtagttaaccgaggttagctatatgaatactctcatgtcaaccttattcatcttacccacaactagttcaaatgactcaaatgaaactagttaaagagtttttcgattgttatattcttatagaagtatacaagaaaacaattgaagcaaaatcggtttgattcactcgaatcaattcatgaacattatagccacggtttgcaaagaatgcattcctaaatgtataaatgtattagttcatgagccaaccgattttagaactttatccactcaagtatgtaaacgggtacgcatacttaagtatctGGTCTGATTTTGCATTCGCTGGTATGCGAACGGGcacgcatacttagtacacttccaagaCCCAGCAGAAAtacccggacctataccttacacaagtatgcgtaccggtatgtgtacttggtacacgaaaTTTCACAAcgtcaagtacgcatacgggtatgcataccttagttccggtcatggatcacatacatgcaatgtgcacaatatgtttataatccaatgatggttaagtattctaaactcttatttcaatcattgaaactttcttagaggttgaaaatagtcgttttcacacactattagcatcaatgcaattttcaagatattgaaataatcataatgaaacattccaagtctacaccaaatgattgtatcacacaaaccatgtaagatgttactcggagattttcacatgatcaagatgaacttgattgaagcgaaagcttaccaacacatattccgagaaatatgtaagcgagttaaactcaactcgaaatctcaaatgtgtataatagaaaactatatcgtaacacgacttatgtctcaatataggagatagagtagaaatagactttccaaatgatagatgagtttcaatctccacataccttttgttgatgaagttccacaagctcgaattagtagttcttcatcttcaattgatgaacgccgtgaagtctaatgctcaactacacaatttatcctaatctgagactataagtagactagaaatcaagacttataattttgatcgctaacattgacaaacaagcttgagatagcaacgcttgcgagttcaaccgagcagtgctataacaattatatttcgagaaattcgtaaactaaataatcaattctcgactcgaaattcttgtctatgcaagatagtctaattagttatgcgacaatcgtctcaaagATACGAAGGTGAATGTAACTTCAGAAATAGGTGGTccggtcttcacttaccttttgttaattaagttctccaaaagcttcggttgatcttcgctttcaagcggtagaacgcaaatgatgactggctcgtttctcaactacctctatcatagaccgagacttaactaattatagattAGAAATccagatataattttgacaactaaatttgacaacaagcttgatatatcaacacttgtgagttcgagcgagcaatgctctaacatgagaTACTTAGCTTATACTCTTTAGGAGGGTAAGATGATTGTTAAGTATGTTGTTGATTGTTGCTATCCAATATTAAGATTTAGTTGTATGGTGTTTTCTTGCGTGGCTGATAAGATAAACGAGCAGAATTCTGAAGAATGGCCTGGCTTAAATCAGGTGCACAATAATGGTCTCTTCCTATTTTGTTCCTGCATAGTTTTCCATAGGCTAGAAATCATAAGAATCAATGTGTCAAGGAAGATAAAattggatttctatctgttctcTAGCGACTGGATATGCTCACTTTCCCTGGATCTTATGGAATATGACACAAGTTGTATGTATGATGTGGAGGATTTGGTTGTTTGTCGGACttactatttttatttatttttttcttttaaggatTTTAGTTAGTGTTATCTGTTTAACTATGTCTCCTCGTGTTACCTAGATTTATCAAATAAAATTGATTATGTTTCTTGGCTTGTTACAGGGGTTATTTTTCTTAGGCTTGAGGCTGGTCTCTGGAGTTACCTGTTTTATGAGgatcatctttttgtattacttctttagaagcagtCTATTATTTTAAACATTTGGGATAATTATCTGGATTTCAGTTTGCATTTATATTGGGTATACCTCGACGTAAGGCCTTAAAGTCAGTTTACACCTTCGGGGACCTGGGCAATAAGTACATATATCTTGTACAGGTGTTGGTTATATTCTATTGATGATCACAAAGGGAgtgcttggatttggaaagaataTGTGTTcgaaaatcttcagaaatatgCTCTAGGCTGCTTTCCCCCTGATTATTGCAACTTTATGTAACTTTCTTCAATTTCTCTTGGGGCCGATTCTACTGCTATTGTTTATGTTGTTTGCTGGAATTCTTTGAATTTTTAGTTCTATCATTCTTCTCCTGAGAAGCATGATGGATTTCCCTTAATCCAGTATTCCTTGGAGGGATTGGGATCAGTTTGTTGTGAGTCGATGTTCATGTTGGTCGCAAGTTTTGTTTCCTCCAAGTCGTCCGGGAATTCTGCTATCTTGGTATATTTATCGTGTGGTGTTGGTTTGTTCTCATGCAGTTTATCTGTAATGTTGGAAACCTTTCTAGTAGTGGATGAAGCCTCTTTAGTCTTTGATAATTTCTCTCTTACTCGGTTACAGTAGTCTCAGGAAACGACATCTTTATATAGTTATTTCCTTAATTTGTTTCCTATAGGTACTTTTAAATTTCATGGCGTCATTAGGGGagactaataagacaaaatagattgaaaatatatATATGTCCTTTCATAATTGGTAGTTTAGAGTTtctttttatctaccgattgtgactatgttcttctcttctttgatttgttttgaaataattaaatttggggctactacccaatcggtagataaaataacatcacgagactaccgattaaGTAGATAATAAACGCCAGGAAACTACCAATTGTGAAAAATTGAATTGAGGGTAACCGTTTATAATCGGTAGCAAATGAACATCATATTACTACCGATTAAAATTGTCGACACAACCTTTAGACGATTAAGACCACCCATTCATTccattttctttcatttattttcaactcttcttctcctcttcttctcctcttcttctttccttccgATTGTGGAGAGTAAAAACACTATTCCCCCTATTCAAACTTCAATTCATCGTCGTCGTTCATCGCCGAATCAAAAACGTCGTCGATTCCTCTATAAAACGATGACTAATACAAATGAACCCACGGGAACTCGAGTAATTGCTACAAATGACGAAGAAGACGACGAGCACGAAAaacatgaagaagatgaagccGCTCATGTAGGTGGTGGCGGTGATTCTAATAATCAAACTCTCCAggaaatggccccaattaggtaagtttTTATCGTTTTATGTGTTTATGTTGCTTCAATTTGACGAATCCATGAAaataaattctagggttttcggttatttcccAGAATCGGTAGTTTGGATCTTTAATTTGCTCCCGATCGTGtccatttctagggttttcggttatatCGACCAGAATCGAGAATTAATATTTATGGGTGACTCCCGATTATATATCGCTGCTTGCCACAGAACCCTAAAATTGACCCAatcctaggtttttttttttgccttacGATTTGAACAGAGGATTAGAACATAGTATTTATCGTCCGATTTACATAATCGTAGGTTAGACAAATTCAACCCACTACCAATTATATAAGTTATAAAATTTGACAATTTTGTGATTTTACCAAAATCCGATTCTGGGGCTACGTTTTAATCGGAAGCCAAAGTCTATTTATTTACTTCCGAGTATATGCAATCGGGGGATATGTTAGATTGTTTTGTTCCGATTATATATGTCTCATGACTGTATCAGTTTCTTAACCCAATTTGATGCATAATCGGGAGAAACAACTAGAATATGACTTTCGATAGTGTATAATTGGAACAAAAGTTTTTACCCGTGCTTCCAATTGTGCATAATCGAAAGTCATATTTTAATGATAACTTCTGATTGTGAAGTTTGTAATGTAATTATTACGAACCAATTTTATTGTTAGGGACAGGCGAGGTAAGAAAGTCCAAGATACAATGGTTACAGGGCCTCGTCAAAAAAGGGGTAAGAAACTAACGCTAGTGCGCGGAGAGAAAGGGAAAGGAGCCAAAAAGGAGTGGAACCACGCGCTCAACAAGGAACTCGAGAAGAAGTACAAGCAAGCGCTCCAGAAATCACTCAACATGAAGTTGGACAAAGTGTTCCAGTAATCACTCAAGAAGAAGGATAACCAAGTGGTAATCAAGGAGAAGGAGGAGTTACAAGGAAGGAAATCGCGAAGAAAGCATCACACCTTGTCCCCATTGAGTTGAAAAATacggattttgaagaagaaatctcTGGGCTTCCTAGAGATGGAGGAGCATTgttatttggctacaaggactccTGGGCCAGAAAAatctacgaaaccgaggtaataatcgCATTCTTTTTTACTAACGTATTATCGTTTTATTCGTAATAATACTATATTAATTTTGTAATATGTTgtgtgtttaatagtatcattcCGATGCGATTCGTCTGCTCAAACCCACTGCCGCACCATCAAAAGTATTGAAAGATTGGCCTTTagacggtgaatgtgaaaggttcaagacaattataGGCAACTCGGGATTATCTACTGCTGCCGAGAACTtaatgttggaacatgatcgggtCACGATATCGGATTTTGTGGAGAGATTGTATCCCGAGACTGACACCTTTCATATGTCATTTGGGGAGATGACCATTACTCCAGATGATGCGAGGCAGATTCTTAATCTCAATGACCATGGTGTGGCTGTCAAGTATgagtacacaaagcagttaagttgggaacAACTTTATGATTTGTGTAACAAGTGTTTTGGTTGGGATAAAGAGACACCAGACATTGAGTTCAACATGTGATTCTCTTACAAAGTTAGACATTTTAACATGAGTTAGTTGATCAAGATGTTCAAAGGCACTGCCGAGAAAGAAATGCAAGAAACGTTAAGTGATTCCGAAGTGGATGCGACGGCCACCTCCTATCTCTTggttgtattgggatgtgtcatattccccaataccaaTGGCAACCGAGTAGATACCAACCTTCTACAACTATTGCATCCTCTCAATAAGGTCACGGACTACTCCTGGGGAACGACAACTATTGCATTCTTGACGgcagagttgagaaaggcgtcgaggtTTAGAACTAGCCAAATTGTCGGGAACGTGAGTCTATTCCAGGTATTTTCTCAACTCTATTAATCCATTGATCgttatgttttgtttttctaatttaagaatcaatttataaTACTTGGTTTGATATCTATGtagacatggatctatgaccactaccCCAGTATGAAGTTGGTAGATGTGAACCCAGCGTGGGAGAGAGGTACACCGAGAGGAACAAAGTACAAGTTCAATGACAATCGTTCAAGGACAAAGGAGCAACAGTTGGTTAGATTGAGGGAGAAATTAGACTCACTTAAGGCCTCGgaggtatgctttgatccatacaaggaagaccgagctAGTAGACATATAGCGGGTCGTTCCGAGTTGTCCCATTATTTTGGACCGTTATGGAACCCCACATGTTATGTGATGTACAATGTCTCCAGGGTGATGGGACAACATGGTGCTTGCCAAACAGTACCATGGCATCACATTGATGTCAAGTTCAAGTTGGACGTGGAGCATAGCGAGTCTAACCAGGACAACATCAAGGTAGTTTACTCTGGTACACCATCTGTTGTTGATCACTGGGATAAGAGGATGTACCACTTGGTGAACACTGGGAGAAATGTCAACCGAGGTGATGAGCTCCAGGCTATACGGAGTGGTACCGGGAGTATTCACATCTTCGTGTAATCCGTGAGCTTAAAGCAAAGACGACCTCGACGACTTCCATTTACAGATATATCATTAAAGAAAAACCCCCAAGTTATGATAAACTGGTGCCTATGGTTATGACTTTTCCCTTTAATATTACGATTCAATTTCTTAGGTGAACTCCATTTGTTTTGTCAAttaaaaaaacaggtgaataggttcaacgTTTTGTCCAAATGGTGCGCTGATTACATAACGGCTGGACAACCTGTGCCAATTGAGAAGATAAAAAAGCACAGGGAGATGATTGATAATGAAGAGTATGCAGCTGagtttggggagaa harbors:
- the LOC113332827 gene encoding protein MAINTENANCE OF MERISTEMS-like, which codes for MFKGTAEKEMQETLSDSEVDATATSYLLVVLGCVIFPNTNGNRVDTNLLQLLHPLNKVTDYSWGTTTIAFLTAELRKASRFRTSQIVGNVSLFQTWIYDHYPSMKLVDVNPAWERGTPRGTKYKFNDNRSRTKEQQLVRLREKLDSLKASEVCFDPYKEDRASRHIAGRSELSHYFGPLWNPTCYVMYNVSRVMGQHGACQTVPWHHIDVKFKLDVEHSESNQDNIKVVYSGTPSVVDHWDKRMYHLVNTGRNVNRGDELQAIRSGTGSIHIFV